GTTTCCGGCACGTTGTTCGGGAACTGGTCGGTATCCCAGCCGGACTGGTAATCGTTGCGGTTCATGTCGATGGAGCCGAGGATGCCCAGTTCCCGCGCCAGCGCCAGTTCGTGTTCAAAGCTGTGACCGGCAAGGATCGCGTGGCCCTGCTCGATATTCAGCTTCACCTCGTTTTCCAGACCATAGCGGCGCAGGAAACCGTACACCGTCGCCACGTCGTAATCATATTGATGCTTGGTCGGTTCCTGTGGCTTCGGCTCGATCAGGATGGTGCCCTTGAAGCCGATCTTGTGCTTGTAATCGACCACCAGCGACAGGAAGCGGCCCATATGGTCCAGTTCCTGCCCCAGATCGGTGTTCAGCAGCGTCTCATAGCCCTCGCGCCCGCCCCAGAGGACATAGTTCTGACCGCCCAGCCGATGGGTCACGTCGATGCAGTCGCGCACGGTGGCGGCGGCATAGGCAAAGACATCGGGGTCAGGATTGGTCGCGGCCCCGGCCATATAGCGGCGGTTGCTGAACAGGTTGGCGGTGCCCCACAACAGGCGCGGCCCGCCCTCGGCCATCTTTGCCTCGAATATGTCGGCGATGCGGTTCAGCCGGTCGCGGCTTTCCGTCAGGCTGCCGCCTTCGGGGCGCACGTCATGGTCGTGA
The Paracoccus alcaliphilus DNA segment above includes these coding regions:
- the xylA gene encoding xylose isomerase; this translates as MSGYFGPVQPLAYDPDAEGPALRHYDRDEVVMGKRMEDHLRFAVAYWHSFGWEGGDPFGGRTFDRPWFPADTMELAEARAEAAFDFFRILGAPFFCFHDHDVRPEGGSLTESRDRLNRIADIFEAKMAEGGPRLLWGTANLFSNRRYMAGAATNPDPDVFAYAAATVRDCIDVTHRLGGQNYVLWGGREGYETLLNTDLGQELDHMGRFLSLVVDYKHKIGFKGTILIEPKPQEPTKHQYDYDVATVYGFLRRYGLENEVKLNIEQGHAILAGHSFEHELALARELGILGSIDMNRNDYQSGWDTDQFPNNVPETALAYYEILKAGGFTTGGTNFDSKLRRQSLEPEDLVMAHAGAMDVCARGLKAAAKMLEDDRLEAARRDRYAGWNHPEAQAMLAEGATLEGIADRAVADGLDPQPVSGRQEILENLVNRYV